In one window of Cellulophaga sp. HaHa_2_95 DNA:
- a CDS encoding GNAT family N-acetyltransferase, translated as MRRAKILEIPDILKITRACALKMSNNGIHQWNEHYPSKDAFENDIERNELYVLEENSKIIGTIVISTHMDQEYQPIKWLTENKNNIYIHRLSVHPENQGKGYAQKMMTFAENYAKQKNYSSVRLDTFSQNKRNQKFYEARGYKKLGDIYFPKQSIHPFHCYELVL; from the coding sequence ATGCGTCGCGCAAAGATATTAGAAATTCCCGATATTCTTAAAATTACTAGAGCCTGTGCTTTAAAAATGTCTAATAACGGTATTCATCAATGGAATGAACATTATCCATCAAAAGACGCTTTTGAGAACGACATAGAGCGAAATGAATTGTATGTCCTAGAAGAAAATTCTAAAATTATAGGCACCATTGTTATTTCTACCCATATGGATCAGGAATACCAGCCCATAAAATGGCTCACAGAAAATAAAAATAACATTTATATTCACAGACTATCTGTGCATCCCGAGAACCAAGGAAAGGGCTATGCTCAAAAAATGATGACTTTCGCTGAAAATTACGCCAAGCAAAAAAATTATAGCAGTGTAAGATTAGATACCTTTAGCCAAAATAAAAGAAATCAAAAATTTTACGAAGCTCGGGGCTATAAAAAACTAGGCGATATCTACTTTCCAAAACAAAGTATACATCCTTTTCATTGTTACGAGCTTGTACTATAA
- a CDS encoding MATE family efflux transporter yields MKNTITFKDINKLAIPATIAGIAEPLLSITDTAIVGNIEVDGIESLAAAGIVGSFLSMLIWILGQTRSAISAIISQYVGAGKKEAIKSLPAQAIYLNIGLSILILLSTIFIVDDIFRFLNATGKILEYCISYYSIRVWGFPLTLFTFAVMGIFRGLQNTFYPMLIAIVGAVLNVFLDYIFVYGITDILEPMYLEGAAWASLLAQAVMAIMAFILLLTKTTIRLKPELPLHPELGRLIIMSLNLFVRALALNIALILAVREATALGDKYIGAHTIAINLWLFSAFFIDGYAAAGNIMGGKLLGSKDYDGLFLLAKKIMIYGVLVSLLLMTLGFIFYTPIGTFFSNDIPVLNAFYSIFFIVILGQPINSIAFIFDGLFKGLGEMKYLRNTLLAATFLGFIPALFIGKYFGLELQGIWIAFTLWMFIRGGALVIEFKRKFMPLRTL; encoded by the coding sequence TTGAAGAATACCATCACTTTTAAAGACATTAATAAACTGGCAATCCCGGCAACTATTGCGGGCATAGCAGAACCCTTACTTTCTATTACGGATACTGCAATCGTTGGCAATATTGAGGTAGATGGTATAGAATCTTTGGCTGCGGCAGGTATTGTAGGTTCTTTTTTATCTATGCTAATTTGGATTTTAGGGCAAACTAGAAGTGCCATTTCTGCCATAATCTCTCAATATGTTGGGGCCGGAAAAAAAGAAGCAATAAAATCATTACCCGCACAAGCCATCTATTTGAATATTGGGCTGAGTATTTTAATTTTACTATCAACCATCTTTATTGTAGACGATATCTTTAGATTCTTAAACGCTACAGGGAAAATTTTAGAGTACTGTATTTCCTATTACTCTATTAGAGTTTGGGGCTTTCCACTAACCCTGTTCACCTTTGCCGTAATGGGCATTTTCAGAGGATTACAAAATACATTTTACCCCATGCTGATTGCTATTGTTGGTGCAGTTCTCAATGTGTTTCTTGATTATATTTTTGTTTACGGAATTACAGATATTTTAGAGCCTATGTACTTAGAAGGCGCGGCATGGGCAAGTTTACTTGCACAGGCAGTTATGGCTATTATGGCTTTTATTTTACTCTTGACAAAAACAACTATTCGCTTAAAACCTGAACTTCCTTTACATCCAGAATTAGGCAGACTCATCATCATGAGTTTAAACTTATTTGTAAGAGCCTTAGCACTTAACATTGCGCTAATATTAGCTGTTAGAGAGGCCACAGCACTTGGCGATAAGTATATTGGCGCGCATACCATTGCCATAAATCTATGGCTTTTCTCTGCTTTTTTTATTGATGGCTATGCTGCTGCCGGTAATATTATGGGAGGAAAACTACTGGGGAGTAAAGACTATGACGGTCTCTTTTTACTGGCAAAAAAAATTATGATATATGGTGTACTTGTCAGCCTATTGCTTATGACCTTAGGCTTTATTTTTTACACCCCGATTGGAACCTTTTTCTCCAATGACATTCCGGTACTGAACGCTTTTTATAGCATCTTTTTTATTGTAATTCTAGGGCAACCTATAAATAGTATCGCATTTATATTTGACGGTTTATTTAAAGGTTTAGGTGAAATGAAATATTTGAGGAATACCTTATTAGCTGCCACTTTCCTAGGTTTTATTCCCGCTTTATTTATCGGGAAGTATTTTGGTTTAGAACTCCAAGGTATTTGGATCGCATTTACCCTCTGGATGTTTATCCGTGGTGGTGCCTTGGTTATCGAGTTTAAAAGAAAATTTATGCCGCTTAGAACTTTATGA
- a CDS encoding universal stress protein: MKNILVPIGTSPDSHETLQYAVDFATQFSSEIYVMEVFSVSANAGTLSNVSGKITENSIERLKEIIEKVDAKNVVIKIATYNGGIVSGVKDINKELGIDLIIISPKSNDIKEGLFLGNTSGKIVKQTNIPSLIVPKGSVFAPYRTILTAFKSGVLKRNRILVPLIQIKKKFGSVVNLLLVKTPGYTDADLKINTALMDISSQLTLTENATTYLGVLEHFQAQHPDLLCVFRRRRGFFKTLWEKNTISKEEFYSPVPVLVLSVKKD, encoded by the coding sequence ATGAAAAATATATTAGTTCCGATTGGTACCTCACCAGATTCTCATGAAACTTTACAATACGCAGTAGATTTTGCGACTCAGTTTTCTTCCGAAATTTATGTAATGGAAGTATTTAGTGTGTCTGCCAACGCCGGTACATTGAGTAACGTTTCTGGAAAAATTACAGAAAATAGTATTGAGCGTTTAAAAGAAATAATAGAGAAGGTCGATGCTAAAAATGTTGTCATTAAGATTGCAACCTACAATGGAGGTATTGTGAGTGGTGTAAAAGATATTAATAAGGAATTAGGAATAGATTTAATTATTATTTCTCCTAAAAGTAATGATATAAAAGAAGGTTTGTTCTTAGGGAATACTTCTGGTAAAATTGTAAAGCAAACAAATATTCCTAGTTTAATTGTACCTAAAGGAAGTGTGTTTGCACCTTATAGAACAATACTTACCGCATTTAAATCAGGAGTGTTAAAACGTAATAGAATTTTAGTGCCATTAATTCAGATTAAAAAGAAATTTGGCTCTGTAGTGAATCTTTTATTGGTAAAAACACCTGGATATACCGATGCAGATTTAAAAATCAATACCGCTTTAATGGATATCAGCTCTCAGCTTACTTTAACCGAAAATGCCACTACGTATTTAGGAGTATTGGAACACTTTCAAGCGCAGCACCCAGATTTACTATGTGTTTTTAGAAGAAGAAGAGGTTTTTTTAAGACCTTATGGGAAAAGAATACCATATCAAAAGAAGAGTTTTATTCTCCAGTTCCCGTTTTAGTTTTAAGTGTAAAGAAAGATTAA
- a CDS encoding 6-carboxytetrahydropterin synthase encodes MSNIRITKQFNFETGHALYGYDGKCRNVHGHSYKLSVTVIGRPITDTSHVKLGMVIDFGDLKKIVKEEIVDQFDHATVFNKNTPHVELAKELTDRGHMVILADYQPTSENMVIDFAARIKSRLPENIQLHSLRLQETDTSFAEWYASDN; translated from the coding sequence ATGAGTAATATCAGAATCACCAAGCAATTTAATTTTGAAACCGGTCACGCCCTTTATGGGTATGATGGTAAATGTAGAAATGTACATGGCCACAGTTATAAACTTTCTGTTACGGTAATTGGCAGGCCCATTACAGATACCTCTCATGTAAAATTAGGCATGGTGATAGATTTTGGTGATTTAAAAAAGATTGTCAAAGAAGAAATAGTAGATCAGTTTGATCATGCTACCGTATTTAATAAAAATACACCTCATGTAGAATTAGCTAAAGAGCTTACAGACCGCGGTCACATGGTAATTTTAGCCGATTACCAACCTACAAGTGAGAATATGGTGATCGATTTTGCTGCGCGTATTAAATCAAGACTACCAGAAAATATTCAATTACATTCCTTAAGACTACAAGAAACAGATACCTCTTTTGCAGAGTGGTACGCCAGTGATAATTAA
- a CDS encoding enoyl-CoA hydratase/isomerase family protein has protein sequence MATTRPNGSLFTKIENKVATLEFGHPASNSFVSELLDRLASEFSKLSANKEVTVIILKSEGDSTFCAGASFDELVAVSTLEEGKVFFNGFAKVINAMRTCSKVIVGRVQGKTVGGGVGLAAACDIVYATESASIRLSELTIGIAPFVIEPAVERKLGTAALSELSLCPTAWKNAYWAQEKGLFAKVYDSISELDKELDFYTNSLSQYNPQALEDWKKVLWKNTDHWDALLPERAAITGKLALSEFTKNTLEKFKK, from the coding sequence ATGGCTACTACAAGACCTAACGGAAGTCTTTTTACGAAAATAGAAAACAAGGTGGCAACCCTAGAGTTTGGCCATCCAGCAAGCAACTCCTTTGTAAGTGAATTACTAGATCGGTTAGCAAGTGAGTTCTCTAAACTTTCAGCAAATAAAGAGGTTACCGTAATTATTCTTAAATCTGAAGGCGATAGTACTTTTTGTGCTGGCGCATCTTTTGATGAATTGGTAGCCGTATCTACACTGGAAGAAGGAAAAGTTTTTTTTAATGGCTTTGCAAAGGTTATCAATGCCATGCGTACGTGTAGCAAAGTAATTGTTGGACGCGTACAAGGTAAGACTGTTGGCGGTGGTGTTGGTTTAGCAGCCGCCTGTGATATTGTTTACGCTACAGAAAGCGCTTCAATTCGTTTGTCTGAGCTTACTATTGGCATAGCTCCTTTTGTGATTGAGCCAGCCGTAGAGCGCAAGCTAGGAACTGCTGCTTTATCTGAATTATCCTTATGCCCTACAGCATGGAAAAATGCGTACTGGGCGCAAGAGAAAGGCTTATTTGCCAAAGTTTATGATTCTATTTCTGAGTTAGACAAAGAGTTAGATTTTTATACCAATAGCCTATCGCAATACAATCCGCAAGCCTTGGAAGATTGGAAAAAGGTGCTCTGGAAAAACACAGACCATTGGGATGCCTTATTACCTGAAAGAGCTGCCATCACAGGAAAGTTAGCCTTGTCAGAATTTACAAAAAATACCTTAGAAAAATTTAAAAAATAA
- a CDS encoding TlpA disulfide reductase family protein — MRRHLGITILLLVCSFSCNQIEKKPIDSVNEMDVVATPPSLYTDLEGNPISLNDYKGKKILLNFWATWCRPCVEEMPSLERAMALLKEDNYVFLLATDESIETINNFKAHMNVKLNLIRYTGALSQLKIYALPATFMYNEQGKEVNVIRGAAEWDAPEMIKKLKNFN, encoded by the coding sequence ATGAGAAGACACCTTGGAATCACAATTTTACTTTTAGTCTGTTCATTTTCATGCAATCAAATAGAAAAAAAACCTATTGATTCGGTAAATGAGATGGATGTAGTAGCCACTCCTCCTAGTTTATATACGGATTTAGAGGGTAATCCTATTTCTTTAAATGATTATAAAGGCAAGAAAATATTGCTGAATTTTTGGGCAACATGGTGTAGGCCTTGTGTTGAGGAAATGCCTTCTTTAGAGCGCGCCATGGCATTATTGAAAGAAGACAACTATGTCTTTCTTTTAGCTACCGATGAGTCCATTGAAACCATAAACAATTTTAAAGCTCACATGAATGTTAAACTTAATTTGATACGTTACACTGGTGCCCTATCGCAATTAAAAATTTATGCGTTACCAGCCACATTTATGTATAACGAGCAAGGAAAGGAAGTCAACGTAATTAGGGGAGCAGCTGAGTGGGATGCTCCCGAAATGATTAAGAAACTAAAAAATTTCAACTAA